Part of the Citrus sinensis cultivar Valencia sweet orange chromosome 2, DVS_A1.0, whole genome shotgun sequence genome, TTGCGGCAGGTGAatgattatttaatggttGACAGTAGAGTCATGGAATTAGATACCACGATATCTGTTATAGATTGCCTTAGAATAATTTGTCATGGTTGAATGGAGAATGTGTAAAACATTTTTGATTGATTAGGAATCTTACCAAGTTTATTTTAAGCCGTTGTTAGTAGTCTTTGGAATAAGtccaaagaaaaatgacaaattactaataaaacaTGTAATTTTCATGCTTCAATTACTTGTAGACACATCATGAGCCTAAGAGGGTGGCTAGTTTAATGTTGCTTAGCCCTTCATATATTAAATCTTTAgaatggtatttttttttaatcaaattttttgaaagtaAATTCCTCAATCTTGAATTTGTAACCTTATGATTGCGactaatttttcttataacaTCTTTAAACTTCTGTTTCCAGGGTCTAGTTGTTGCTTTGGTACAGTTAAGCTTTTGAGAAGCTTGACTCACCATTTTTTCTAGGTTAGAGTCATGTTGGTGTCTTCCCCACTTTTTTGTGCCCGGGTACCTGTATTTTTGTCATTGAgggggattttttttaaaattaacaaaaagacCCTAAAACAGTATTTTATTGTTGTatacattatttttagatggttttcattcattcattcatttatttatttatttaattgcagGCAGTTGATCATCCGTACCTTGTGGTATATTCTAAAACTGCTTCTTTAAGAGGTGAAACAGAGGCAGATGCTGAGCATGTTCAACAAGTATGTGGTCTATGCAATGATTTGGCTGATGATCCTGTGGTGAGTTATCAGTTCTCCTTATATCTTTGTTCTAACTTTGGGCTTTTTGTCTGCTCAGTACATATCTTTTTTACCTTTTCTCTTTTGGAATTACTGTGGACCAGAAAAGGTTCTCACTAGCATCCATTTGTAATACGTCTCtcatagaaaattaacaaagtggAATACTTTTAATAAGTTGTCAAAGTGAGATGTGTTATTTTATCCTTGATAGTTGATAAGGTGAAAAATACCTAGAGTTGAGAAGTCACCCATAATGTCTTAGCACGTGACATGTACAATAACTATATAGGTCCATCTCCATGCTGGTGTTTATTACCACAgtgattttataataataattgtacgTGTAACTTTCAATTCTAAATGAGAAAACCCACTCATTATGTCCTTGCTTGTTAGGATCccttgattttgtttctgtAAAACCAAGCCATCCTGGGCCCACCCCTAAGTAgaatcttctaattttttgtcttGTTATTACAGGTTACCAATTGTGGACATGCCTTTTGTAAAGCTTGTTTGTTTGATTCATCTGCTTCAAAGTTCGTAGCCAAGTGCCCAACATGTTCAATTCCACTTACTGTTGACTTTACTGCCAATGAGGGTGCTGGAAATCGGACTAGTAAAACAACCATTAAGGGGTTTAAATCCTCAAGTATTCTAAACAGGATACAACTTGATGAATTTCAGTCAAGCACAAAAATAGAGGCTCTGGTAtggttttttccttttccttgtTAGTCAATATAATTGCATTAgtagaagtttttttttttttggtggggggggggggggggggggtgggggaaGGGAGTGCGGCGAAGGAGTGCACACACTTGTTCACAATTATCcatctattttcattttgtttctgAGTGGGTTTCCTTGGTTGTAGAGGGAAGAAATCAGATTCATGGTTGAAAGAGATGGCTCAGCGAAAGGAATTGTTTTCAGCCAGTTCACATCATTCTTGGATCTCATAAATTACTCCCTTCATAAGGTAACAAAAGCTCTGCatcttagtttattttttgcatGTCAAATAGAAACACTATGCTAATGAGTTGAAACCTTTTGCAGTCTGGTGTAAACTGTGTTCAGTTAGTGGGAAGTATGTCCATTCCTGCAAGAGATGCTGCTATCAACAGATTTACCGAAGACCCTCATTGCAAGATTTTCCTCATGAGCTTGAAAGCTGGAGGTGTTGCACTCAATCTTACGGTTGCATCACATGTAAGCAAagttctcttattttttatttgtttactgtGAATGAAAATCATAGGTAATAATCCATGTCTGAATTGTTAAAGGGTCCAACTCATGGTTGCCTAGTTTGCATGACAAATCCTGTTAAATGCAGAACCCTGGAACCTCCATGTATGTCTGTTGAAATGGGTTTTTGCGTCAGTGGAATCTCGTCCACTATGTATATAAATTGACATGGGCGTATGTTGGCTGAATTTGCAGAAATCTTTCAAGGAATAGACCTTcgtatttcttttatattaccctattgtttcttaattttgcTCTACAAATCcctcaattttttaataaatctaattaaactTTCAATAATAGGCAGATTTCTTTTGTTGAATTGCATTAAAATTTCTTGGGATCTTGTTTTGTGTCGGGAATCAACTTACTCCCATTCTGTGTATTGTTatcaataacaaatttattttttcttctgtttAGGTATTTTTGATGGATCCTTGGTGGAACCCAGCTGTGGAGCAGCAAGCACAAGATAGAATCCATCGCATAGGGCAGTATAAGCCAATCAGGTGGGTGCTTTGTGTTCTGCATTGCCGTGACTCCATTAAAACCCAAGTCACAGGACTTCTTTCTTTGAGGGCACTGACAGTGTCTTCTGCATTTGTAGGATTGTGAGATTTCTCATTGAGAACACAATTGAGGAAAGGATTTTGAAACtgcaagagaagaagaaactaGTATTTGAAGGGTAAGCCTGGGTTATCTGCCACTTCTGTTGGTGTGCCAAATATACAGTGTGAGCTATTCTGAACGGTTGacctttaacttttttttttctccctatTGTTGTTACCTTCATAGGACTGTAGGCGGCAGTGCAGATGCTTTCGGGAAATTGACAGAGGCGGACATGAGATTTCTTTTTGTCACTTGACCAGAACAATTCCTATTATGTAGTGAGTTCTAATATCGATTTTGCTTATTCGGACTTCCGAAACTGTACAGATCATGAGATACTGGTAAACCGTAAAAAGTAAGAATTTTGAACAATGATGACAACCTAAGAATTTTGATTGTTCTGTCAAAACAATCAGGAATTGGGTGACAATGTTGACTGCATTAGCCATTAAGATTTTGAAGCAGAAACCGTGCGAACTTTTTATTAGCCGTTTGGCTGCCTACTTGAAGGCGGTATCCATTACAAATAAAGGAATGAAGCATGACGCATTTTGCACTCTGAATTTtaacaaaacacaaaacaccCAGAGCATTTTTATGAAGATCAGTATTCTTCTCCGGTAGCTCCGGAAAATTTAGATATCtctacaaaattttagatttattccGGCCAAAAACGTACTTAAGAAACGAATTACACAATCTGAGTGTGCCAGGTAAATCGAGGAATTGACAAAGGCTTCATATGTCAAGGAGCAGCCTGCGAGGGTCCTCCACAATATCTTTGATCCGGCGCAAGAAAAATACAGCCTCTCTTCCATCGATCAGCCGATGATCATATGTAAGTGCAATATACATCATTGGCCTTGGGACGACGTTGCCTCCAACAACCATTGGACGGTTCACGATTGAGTGCATGCCCAATATTGCAGACTGCCcaagaaaaattgataatgagATTATTGTAtggaaaaattgataatgagATTATCATATGTTCGCTAGATCACATTGAAGACAATGCTATTGGACTgctcttttcttcttcaagaaaaagaaataaccGTTTTTAGCTTCAAGAGAATAAATTAGGAAGTCAATCGGATAAGACATAAGACACAGTTGGACAGAGCCATACCTGTGGAGGATTAATAATTGGTGTACTCAAAAGGCTTCCATAGACACCACCATTAGATATTGTGAATGTGCCTCCAGCCATTTCATCAATTGAAATAGAACCATCATTTGCCTTTTTAGCAAGAGTGCTGATCTCCTTCTCTATCTCAGCAAAGTTCATTCTCTCACTGTTGCGGATGACCGGAACAACAAGACCCTTGGATAAGAAATTTGATTTAGTTAAGTTCTAATATATAACTGGTATGCCGTAGAGTGCTAATTGATCTAGCTAAGTAATATGGAAGAGACATTAATATAGGTACTCATGTCACCAGGTTGAAGGACAAGCCCTGTCATTTACTACTGTGTCCTTGATGCCTTCAcattaatttcaacaaaattacaaaGCACCTATTGATTACAGAATCATAACATTTTACTGATGCCTAGACAGGGTAACAAGAAAGTGGTTCACAAGTTTGACAATCTAGAAGAGTTGAATCCATAAGATCAGCTCCACCCCTCTCATGGTCAGAGGAGATGCCCATTGGTCAAGGAGCCCATCGGAAACCTTTTCTGGTTAATTTGGGCAAAACCATCAGAGAGATGGTTTGGTAATCCAGTTTGTGGGATCTTAAAACTAACGGGTATGACAAATTCTCAGCAAGAACAACCGAATAATTCAGTTTAGCCTCACTACAAAGCAAAAGGTACTCTTGGGTACGGAATGGTGGTGCAAGAGATGAAGAGTTCAGTTTTCCAAGGTCAAGATATCCAGTAATCCGAAACCCAGTCTATGCATGCAATCCATTATAATAAAATGCCACCAATGCAACATAGTTTCTGTTACAATAAATAGccaacacatttttttttttttatcttctaaaACATACTAAACTGTCTTGCATCCCACATGCTAATTCAGTCATAGATCTAAAATTTGACAGACGGATTCTCCACAGTTGTGAAGATGGCAGTTCAACAATAATAGCAGTTCATGCTGACAGTCCATCCAAGCTATTTGTAACAATCATTTAAGATTAAACACTTATTCCTACTAATTCAGAAATAAAGAAGCCATCAGtttcaatatttcaaaagttaatCTCCACCATTGATCTGTGCAAACTTATTGTCTTAAccattaaatgaattattacaTACCTTTTTAGTGCCAACAGCAAAGCTGATATCAATGTAGTCTCTATATATGATGTCGTCCCCATCAATGACAGCATTAACAACTGGCTGATGCTGGAGTGCACTAACAGCAGCCTAAACCAACCCACCCCACCACagccaaaaaattaaattaaaaagaaaatgcaattttagaattaattaaagcatAAATGGACTGCACAGTACAAAATCATCACACAGCGAAAATTATCAAGCATGCAAAAACACTTCATACATTAAGCCGTACATACTTTGACAAATCCCGACATTAGTCCCAATTTCACACCATGTTTTTCAAGAAAAGCATCCTTATAATCTGAGCGGAGCTTCATCAAGTTAGTCCTGCATAATAGAGCATAGTAATTATGGAAGCAAGAGAGCTTGTCTAATGTTGTTTCAAGAACTAAAACAGAAATACAAGGGGATTAGCTTGAAAGCCAAAAGAAGTCATTCATTAACACaattcatttcaaaatataggCATTCCTTTGATGGAGTTGCAAAAGGGTCTGATCACAAAATACCAAGAACTATTATTGCATATAATACAAGCCAAAGCCTAGACATGGACTAAAAAGTGAATGATTACATCATTCATCATTTTTGTCATAAGAAAGACATCCTTTTATGGACATAGGAAGATGTCAGTAACTTAGTGTCATGATTATTACATCCACAGCAAAGACATACCTAAGAGCATCACCAAAAAACTCTTctaattttactcttcaaatgCTTATTTGCTAACTTATGTGGCAAATAGAAGACCGAAAAAATAAACCCTCTCCCAAAacactcttcaaataaaaataagcttatattattttaatcaaaatctttttttttaccaaaataATAGCAATAATAGCAATTATAGCACTTCTCTAACTCTAACAATGatgacataaaaaataacaaaatactaaattaaagGCTCCAAAAGACTCTCCAAATAAGATTCTTCAACTGAGATAGTATTCCTCAAACTTCacattgaagagagagaaagacaatctcatttcaagaatctcatttAAAGAGTCATTTAGAACATTTATTGCTGATTTGGCTCTTCAAATTagtaaaatcttatttgaagggCAATTTTGGTGATGCTCTAAAATGAACAGGAAATCAGGAAAATGACTTACATATCAACCTCATTAAATGTGGTAAGCAACGCAAATGTATTCTGAGAATCTTTCAAGCGAGTAGCGACCCTTTTCCTAAGTCTTGTCATAGGGACCtacaaacaagaaaacaataagaTGCTTTTGAGCATCCTAACCAAGAAGGAGATGTACTGTGAAATcagtaattatattatactaTCTTGCATAAATCTGAAACTTGCCCGTCTCTCTCTGTCCTTGGGAGGAAGCTGGGGTTCTGAAGCCATGGGTTTTGAAGGTGAAGTAGGTTTTTTGGCTGTAGGAGGTGGTTCAGAGGgtgttttatcttttacagCAGGGGCAGCTTCCGACTCAGGAGTTTGCTTCTCAACACTTGGCTTTTCTTCAGCAGGTGGAGGCTGAGCAGCAGCTTTCTCTGCTGGAGCAGCTTGAGCAACACCTTCACCTGATTTTGAAATAACAGCAATCTTTGCACCTGGTTCCACAGTTTCACCTTCCTTGGCTATAAGCTACTACCAGttacattaaaaattgttacaaCCATTCAAACTAACAGAATTCAGTCCATTTTCAGAAAGTAAGAAGTAAAGCTAgtcatttaaatattgtttcattattgaaatattaCCTTTTGGATAACACCGGCTTGAGGACTAGCCACATCAATTGTCACCTAgcagcaaaataataaaatcagtcTTATTAACAATACCTTCTGCTAAAAAAGCCAACTTCTACAATGATTAAACTTTTCAAGGCTTAGACTCCAAAGAAATACCTTATCGGTTTCAATTTGAGCAATGGGCTCATCAATTTCAACTCTATCTCCAGGTTCTGCTCATCACATTcaacaaagaaaagttttaGAAAAGCATCACTTCACCATATATGTGCGAATGTGAGCAAATATTCCCACAAACTGCACACGGAAAAGACATCAGAGAAGGGTATCTATAAATTACATACGCTTCAAAAACTTCGCCAATGTTCCATCAGTAATGGATTCACCCATGAAGGGAACAACAGCATCAACCAGGTCTCCTGCAATccatgataaattaaaattacaacattcaaaattataaatgaacGACGCCATCCAATAAGCATGTAAGGAATTAATACTAACCACTATCTGAAGAAAACAATCTACTTCTCGATCCAATAAAAGATCCTTTCTGTATCAGCTCAATTACTTCGCtgcaaagaaaagaacaaaaaaaatatatgagtttagaaaatagaattgaaaaaaaaaaaacagacgAACTGTAAATACTTTAGAAGTAATGAACAGTCACATGTTTTCAACcaccaattttatcatttcttacaacacaaaaattttctaaatacaAATCATTAGAACACTGACTTAGAATTCGCAGTTCTAAGGCTCTTTTTGGCATTGTTGTATTATGGCTTTTGAGTCACGGCTGCAGCAATATTGAAGCTTTGggtatgaaacaaaagttgatAGTTGTTtggtaatataatttttaaataatgattttgacataattactaaaaataatgtaagttTTTTATCAAACAACTGCAAGGTAAAATGATCTCAACTTCTGGACAACAATTGCAagtatttatcaaacacttcaAATTTTGTGGATAGCAATATCAAACGGAGCCTAAGTCTGTAGATTCTCAAGCACTAACCATAAAAAGTATTTAGGCAAATTGAGAAACAAATCGTGCTGGCTCACTCACCTTCTTGGCGTCGAACAAACATAATTCcctacaaataaataaaaattgaaaaaaaaatcaaaaggtaTAATTACAAACACACCTTTGCATTTATGGTTctgttgaaaacaaaaaacaaccaaaaaaaaacaaaaacaaaacaaaacaaaacctgACAAAATGTGATAGCTAGAACGCTGAACACGCTGAAAACCTCTGCAAGTGAGTATAGCCTGTACAGATTTATGCAgataaaacttgaaaaatcattcaaaacGAAGATATGATTCTAAATTGAATAAGGAAATCACAACGAAAAATGTTTCAATTCTTATTACCTCCTTTTGCGCAGTCGCGTGACATCTTGGCCCAATCTTTGACACTGATTGTCCAATCACTTGAGCCTGTAAAAATCAAAcgaattatacaaaatataactGCAAATCAAGTAGCTCAGCTCATgattaatcaaacaaaaaaaaattaaaaaaggaaaattaaaataatataataccgAAGTGATTTTGCGGCGAACAATTCCCCAAATCATTTCCGAAAAAACtatgtgctttatttatttttctttttagatgtgaatgaataaaaatgaatctGAGATCAAATTTTACAAGACTCAGAGAGAGAGACGACTTGCGATGTACAGAACTTTCTCGTCAGACCGTTGAACGtgctgctttttttttcttttaatttctgaattttcaaattgacGTGGATTCCAATTGGTGCAGTTATTTGATGACACGTGTTGGTGAATAGATTTAACACGTGATGTAGGTGCCAGCTGATATCCGACGTGGCATATTTTAATGTATATTTGTTGACCTAAGGGTCCTAAAGGAGGACTGCGTAAGTGAATTGAGCTACTCAATGGTAAAGTAGAAATTTTGAAGCCGACAGTGAGTCCTTTCGtcaattatgttattttgttaatagtaaaatgccgttaaaatttttacttttctattATTGCTAAATTactgatttttaaaatctttctttttttaacataaaaaatctctttattttatattgaaattattctttaaaacaTATGGATGCCGATTTTACAGTAGAACCTACGttctgaaaattaaagaacatAAAGTTCAAGTCCTATCGtcaacgaaaaaaaaaattatggcaAAATTTTAGTTGCTCTCTTGATTTATCATTGATTATATActtctctaaaaaaaaaggggggggggggttgtcTATCACATCCCTAATTAGCCAATTACTCAATGGCTTAGTGGATGCATTTGAGACTCAATATCTTTGTTTGGGTACATCTCtaatatctttattatataatctcatttatttttaaaaaaattgattgagtaattttaaaataattttgtagtaaatcattcaaaataaaatttaaaaaaataaaatataaaaaatttaatttcaaatttacccACCAATatctttcaaataaaataaaaataaaaatcacataCTAAGTAtctgattaattaaatattaatttaattttagataaaatattgTGTGTGATAAACTAAAACTCAAAAAACACCTTCCATCCTTCAATTCCTGAATGCCGATTATTCACAGGAGCAACCAACACGGTGACTACACGTTGGTTGGCAGTTGTAGAGAGTCTATTCACCAAACGTCAGCTTTAGCAACGCGGCAACATTAAAGGgaaatgaatttaataatcTCACATTCTAGAAAATGAATCCCTACTGCACCCGCATGATGATCCCACGCGGCCCATACCCCACCCGTTAAAATCGAGCACCACCATCACGCTTCCTCTAACACCCTTCGATCTCAAGAGCCGAGGCTAAACTGAACAAGCAAAGAAAAGCAAAGATGATACAGCTGCTCTACACAGTAATCTTCTCCCAGATGGCGTTGATAATGACGCTGTTGTTCAAGACGCCGTTGAGGAAGCTGGTGATAATGAGTCTGGATCGGGTCAAGCGAGGGCGGGGCCCAGTGGTTGTCAAAACGGTGGGCGGGACTTTGTTCATTGTGCTCATGTCCAGCGTTTACAGCATCCTCAAGATCCAGCAACGCACCCTCGAGACCGGCGCCCTTAATCCCACCGACCAAATCCTTATGTCTAAGCACATGCTTGAAGCCTCTCTCATGGGTAATCTTCTGATTTCAGCCAAGTATTGCATGAGTGATTGATGACTGATCTGAGGCCTGTGTGTTAGCTTTGTCTTGTTTGGATCCtgaatgatgattttttactaATACAGAAGATTTTCTGTTTTACTGTTGTGTTATGAGTGAGTATTTAGCTTTCAATTAATGAACCACACAATGCCTGACTGCCCTTGTGATATTGTCAATCAACATTCAACATGGATTTCGTCGACCGTCCATGTTTGCTGGGAAAGCAGATCACAGTATATTGATTGAAGGGAGATTTTAATGCCAAGTACATATGCTTAATGGTTTCCACTTAAGTTACCCTGCTTAGGTTTCTGCTTTTCAGCCTAAGTAATTTCTTATGATTCGgttctttttctctaatttgaGTTTCTAAACATTTGTGAGACGACTGTGTTGCAACAGACTCTCTGACAGTGAACCTTTACTTATTTATACTGAAGAATCAACTGTCTATTTTCAGTTAACCAAGAAAAGGAACTTTGTAAGTTATGTTATTTATGGTATCATCCTTTGTAATTTTGGTTTTCTAGTATTTTTGACCGCATTAGCATGCGTGTCAGCTGGgtgggtgtgtgtgtgtgacaTTTTAGTCTAACCGGAACCAAGGAAATAAGACTTGCAATTACTTTAGTCAACTTAATCACTTCTCATTTGGAGTAGggatatttattgattttatcttttggCAATGCTTTCATTTATTcctgcttttttctttttggcggAATGTGTAACAAGAATACTGGGGTTATTTGCATCATTCACTATATACATATGCTCGTGTTTCTTCATCTGGTTATTAGTGTCGCCATTCTCATTTTGTTGTATTTGACGTCATTATAATTTGATACCTGCAGGATTCTTGTTATTCCTCTCATTAATGATGGATAGACTACACCATTACATAAGAGAACTTCGATTGCTCAGGAAGGCCATGGAAGCTGCAAAGAAGCAAACCAGAAGTTTTGAGGATGGGAAGAATGATAATGTAGATGAGCGTAAAGGCTTGGGAGATGATATTGCTACATTGAAGACAAAGATTAAGAAGTTGGAATCTGAATGTGAGATGAAAGATAAGGAGGCCAATGCTGCAAAAGCTGAAGCAGAGGCACTGAAAAAACAATCTGAAGGATTCCTTCTAGAGTATGATCGGTTGCTAGCAGATAATCAACACCTCCGGAACCAGTTGGAGTCAATTGACCATTCAGACAGCAAGAAGGATATGTGAGTAACATATGACAAAGATGTGAACaagtgttttctttttctgcgTGAAAGTGATAGTTCAGTCAATTGGAGTAAAGCGTCGATGTTGGTTACAAGAGTTTCACATCGATGTATAAAAAtctgtgtttttcttttttcccatGATGCCATGTATTGAGTAAGCTGTTAGTTAGAGAATGTAGAGGATGCTTGAAGCAATCAATATGTTAACCAAAAACTTGTCTACCCTTTTGATCAGGCTCTTGCTCCCTTGCTGTCTCTCATTCTATTTCTCCGTTTCGATTGTGTTTCCTAATTGTTTGTCACAGCGTTGTTGTCATTTTGTCAAGCAGAAAGCTGAGCGTCCCCTctcaaaaagagaaagaaaagaaaagagaaaaaagggCTCAGCGTGCATCCTGTGGCACGTACTATCCATGTCAGATTCATTAGATACATAAAAACGCAAATAAATTAGAGATGGCAACATGAATTAGATTCATTGAGCAAGAAACAACACCACCCTTGGGTTTAATTCCCTTTTGCTTTCTCTCCGATCTCACAATTATAAATGGCAACCACAACGTGCACATTCTATCTACTGTATCCAAAATGGCATCAAGCGCAATGTCCTTGCAATTCCTTCTCATTTTAGCCATCTTTCACCTCTCAGCTAAAGGTAACCAACAACATCATCTAAAAAACCACCAGCATGTCCTACTCATAGGACCAATAGCTGGCACTGCAGGCAAGCGATATTGGAC contains:
- the LOC102630813 gene encoding dihydrolipoyllysine-residue succinyltransferase component of 2-oxoglutarate dehydrogenase complex 1, mitochondrial-like isoform X2, encoding MGESITDGTLAKFLKQPGDRVEIDEPIAQIETDKVTIDVASPQAGVIQKLIAKEGETVEPGAKIAVISKSGEGVAQAAPAEKAAAQPPPAEEKPSVEKQTPESEAAPAVKDKTPSEPPPTAKKPTSPSKPMASEPQLPPKDRERRVPMTRLRKRVATRLKDSQNTFALLTTFNEVDMTNLMKLRSDYKDAFLEKHGVKLGLMSGFVKAAVSALQHQPVVNAVIDGDDIIYRDYIDISFAVGTKKGLVVPVIRNSERMNFAEIEKEISTLAKKANDGSISIDEMAGGTFTISNGGVYGSLLSTPIINPPQSAILGMHSIVNRPMVVGGNVVPRPMMYIALTYDHRLIDGREAVFFLRRIKDIVEDPRRLLLDI
- the LOC102630813 gene encoding dihydrolipoyllysine-residue succinyltransferase component of 2-oxoglutarate dehydrogenase complex 1, mitochondrial-like isoform X1, which translates into the protein MIWGIVRRKITSAQVIGQSVSKIGPRCHATAQKEAILTCRGFQRVQRSSYHILSGNYVCSTPRSEVIELIQKGSFIGSRSRLFSSDSGDLVDAVVPFMGESITDGTLAKFLKQPGDRVEIDEPIAQIETDKVTIDVASPQAGVIQKLIAKEGETVEPGAKIAVISKSGEGVAQAAPAEKAAAQPPPAEEKPSVEKQTPESEAAPAVKDKTPSEPPPTAKKPTSPSKPMASEPQLPPKDRERRVPMTRLRKRVATRLKDSQNTFALLTTFNEVDMTNLMKLRSDYKDAFLEKHGVKLGLMSGFVKAAVSALQHQPVVNAVIDGDDIIYRDYIDISFAVGTKKGLVVPVIRNSERMNFAEIEKEISTLAKKANDGSISIDEMAGGTFTISNGGVYGSLLSTPIINPPQSAILGMHSIVNRPMVVGGNVVPRPMMYIALTYDHRLIDGREAVFFLRRIKDIVEDPRRLLLDI
- the LOC102629814 gene encoding uncharacterized protein LOC102629814 → MIQLLYTVIFSQMALIMTLLFKTPLRKLVIMSLDRVKRGRGPVVVKTVGGTLFIVLMSSVYSILKIQQRTLETGALNPTDQILMSKHMLEASLMGFLLFLSLMMDRLHHYIRELRLLRKAMEAAKKQTRSFEDGKNDNVDERKGLGDDIATLKTKIKKLESECEMKDKEANAAKAEAEALKKQSEGFLLEYDRLLADNQHLRNQLESIDHSDSKKDM